In Chloroflexia bacterium SDU3-3, one DNA window encodes the following:
- a CDS encoding AAA family ATPase yields the protein MALRPSQHYQDELDQAIDKKIDQALERWPAKLWRIFQRLAIIGVSVALYWFYLAPVVTGWVTQGNPVLDVLMFAMRMALTIALSIVQFVAIFWFMGRGRVYWVKPGETGISFKDYRGNPEVVEAAQRIVTLLKGVKEFKDMGGEVTRGLLLIGPPGTGKSYLAQAISTEAGVPFGYASAPSFQNMFVGVGPLRVRMLYSKARKLAKTYGACILFIDEIDAIGTARGGGTGGPMGAMGGMFGGGMGLGIINELLLQMDPPPQEVRWWKKALRTIGLLRKKVEMPPVLTIGATNLAETLDAALLRPGRFDRKIVVDKPDADGRREILEYYLSKVKHDPMPMERMVSDTIGYTPVALKYVINEAVIHAHFDSRQSISYWDFSHAREVHEWGLRQPIRNMSYEDRRRIAYHEAGHAYAMVKLYKKEKFRLTKVTIIRHGGALGLAAPKPVEETYTSTKEEELTNIQISLASRAAEEIFLGVQMTGVTGDLQSATVSAALIVGAYGMDSSFISYLPMGFSGMLQATMSNPELKARMDRILNEQYARVKALIEQNKEAVSAIAEALILRNELTDIDVAEILARVEAERPFSLTPEGERRHFGFGTQLLPEPAAPRRHYPSDRPHIPVPSAQQPSAER from the coding sequence CATCTCAGCACTATCAGGATGAGCTCGACCAAGCGATCGATAAGAAAATCGACCAGGCTCTTGAGCGCTGGCCCGCCAAGCTCTGGCGGATCTTCCAGCGGCTGGCGATCATCGGCGTCTCGGTCGCGCTCTACTGGTTCTACCTCGCCCCCGTCGTCACCGGCTGGGTCACACAGGGCAACCCGGTGCTCGACGTGCTGATGTTCGCCATGCGCATGGCGCTCACCATCGCGCTCTCGATCGTGCAGTTTGTGGCGATCTTCTGGTTCATGGGGCGCGGGCGGGTCTACTGGGTCAAACCCGGCGAGACCGGCATCTCGTTCAAGGACTACCGAGGTAACCCCGAGGTGGTCGAGGCCGCCCAGCGCATCGTGACGCTGCTGAAGGGCGTGAAGGAATTCAAAGACATGGGCGGCGAGGTCACGCGCGGCCTACTGCTGATCGGCCCGCCCGGCACCGGCAAGAGCTACCTGGCCCAGGCCATCTCCACCGAGGCCGGTGTGCCCTTCGGCTACGCCAGCGCGCCCTCGTTCCAGAACATGTTCGTGGGCGTCGGCCCGCTACGGGTGCGCATGCTCTACAGCAAGGCCCGCAAGCTGGCCAAGACCTACGGCGCATGTATCCTCTTCATCGACGAGATCGACGCGATCGGCACGGCGCGCGGCGGCGGCACCGGCGGGCCGATGGGCGCGATGGGCGGGATGTTCGGCGGCGGCATGGGGCTGGGCATCATCAACGAGCTGCTGCTGCAGATGGACCCGCCGCCGCAGGAGGTGCGCTGGTGGAAGAAGGCGCTACGCACCATCGGCCTGCTGCGCAAGAAGGTCGAAATGCCGCCGGTACTCACCATCGGCGCGACCAACCTGGCCGAGACGCTCGACGCCGCGCTGCTGCGCCCTGGCCGCTTCGACCGCAAGATCGTGGTCGACAAGCCGGATGCCGATGGGCGGCGCGAGATCCTTGAGTACTACCTCAGCAAGGTCAAGCACGACCCGATGCCGATGGAGCGCATGGTCTCCGACACCATCGGCTACACCCCGGTTGCACTCAAGTACGTCATCAACGAGGCAGTCATCCACGCCCACTTCGACAGCCGCCAGTCGATCAGCTACTGGGATTTCAGCCACGCCCGCGAGGTGCACGAGTGGGGCCTGCGCCAGCCCATCCGCAATATGAGCTACGAGGATCGGCGGCGCATCGCCTACCACGAGGCCGGGCACGCCTACGCCATGGTCAAGCTGTATAAGAAAGAGAAGTTCCGGCTCACCAAGGTGACGATCATCCGCCACGGCGGGGCGCTGGGGCTGGCCGCGCCCAAGCCGGTGGAGGAGACCTACACATCCACCAAAGAGGAGGAGCTGACCAACATCCAGATCAGCCTGGCCAGCCGCGCCGCCGAGGAGATCTTCCTGGGCGTGCAGATGACCGGCGTCACCGGCGACCTGCAGAGCGCCACCGTGAGCGCCGCGCTGATCGTGGGGGCCTATGGGATGGACAGCAGCTTTATCTCCTACCTGCCCATGGGCTTTAGCGGCATGCTGCAGGCCACCATGTCCAACCCCGAGCTGAAAGCGCGCATGGACCGCATTCTGAACGAGCAGTACGCCCGTGTAAAGGCGCTGATCGAGCAGAATAAAGAGGCCGTCAGCGCGATCGCCGAGGCGCTCATCCTGCGCAACGAGCTGACCGACATCGACGTGGCCGAGATCTTGGCCAGGGTCGAGGCCGAGCGACCCTTCAGCCTCACCCCCGAGGGCGAGCGGCGGCACTTTGGCTTCGGCACACAGCTCCTGCCCGAGCCAGCCGCGCCGCGCCGCCACTACCCCAGCGACAGGCCCCACATCCCGGTGCCCTCGGCCCAGCAGCCCTCAGCCGAACGATAA
- a CDS encoding GDP-mannose 4,6-dehydratase, whose product MRALITGINGFVGGYLAEQLIAEGGWSIWGIARQPALSLDHLRGAAQLIVADMADADDLEQALLAAQPDVVFHLAAQSNIPRSFADPQNTLTTNINGQLVLFQALIKLKLSPTILITGSNEIYGQIRPEDLPIDEQTAFRPVNPYAVSKATQDLLALQYHISHQLRTIRMRPFNHIGPRQTEAFVASAFAAQIARIERGQQEPVMRVGNLAAERDFTDVRDIVRAYAVAAVAGHPGEAYNIGSARSVSIRWILDTLLGMSTHTIAVEQDPARMRPADVPRVIADYTLFHSHTGWQPQIPLEQTLHDILSYWRATL is encoded by the coding sequence ATGCGAGCACTGATTACGGGTATCAATGGATTTGTCGGCGGCTACCTCGCCGAACAACTGATCGCCGAGGGCGGCTGGTCGATCTGGGGTATCGCCCGCCAGCCAGCGCTCTCCCTTGACCATCTGCGTGGCGCAGCCCAGCTCATCGTTGCCGACATGGCAGACGCCGACGATCTTGAGCAGGCGCTGCTCGCAGCCCAGCCCGATGTCGTCTTTCACCTTGCCGCCCAGTCGAACATCCCAAGGTCGTTTGCCGACCCGCAAAATACGCTCACCACCAATATCAATGGGCAGCTGGTGCTCTTCCAGGCGCTGATCAAGCTCAAGCTCAGCCCGACGATCCTGATCACGGGCAGCAACGAGATCTACGGGCAGATCCGCCCCGAAGATCTGCCTATCGATGAGCAGACCGCATTTCGCCCCGTCAACCCCTATGCGGTCAGCAAGGCCACCCAGGATCTGCTGGCGCTGCAGTACCATATCAGCCACCAGCTGCGCACCATCCGCATGCGGCCATTCAACCACATCGGGCCGCGCCAGACCGAGGCATTCGTCGCCTCGGCCTTCGCCGCGCAGATCGCGCGGATCGAGCGCGGCCAGCAGGAGCCGGTGATGCGGGTGGGCAACCTGGCCGCCGAGCGCGACTTCACCGATGTGCGCGATATCGTGCGCGCCTACGCGGTCGCGGCGGTGGCGGGGCACCCCGGCGAGGCCTACAATATCGGCTCGGCCCGCAGCGTCAGTATCCGCTGGATACTCGACACACTGCTGGGCATGAGCACCCACACCATTGCCGTCGAGCAAGATCCCGCGCGGATGCGACCAGCCGATGTGCCCCGCGTGATCGCCGACTATACGCTGTTCCACAGCCACACTGGCTGGCAGCCACAGATTCCCCTAGAGCAGACCCTACACGACATCCTTAGCTACTGGAGAGCAACGCTATGA
- a CDS encoding NDP-sugar synthase, with protein sequence MKAVILVGGLGTRLRPLTCNTPKPMIPLVNQPFIEHMLENLRDQGITEAILAVQYLAERFREALGDGSRLGIKVHIVEEPEPRGTAGAVKNVEHMLDGPTFVFNGDVMTDLDLRAMYAFHQERQSKLTIALTPVEDPTAFGLVETNPDGRIRRFLEKPRPEDVTTNMINAGTYIMEPELLRYAPANEFYMFERGLFPTVLEKGDLMFGYPSKAYWTDIGKPQAYIDVHHDILMGKVRYGFRGNEIADEVWAEGEVQIAPTAQIHGPVVLGPNVIVKDGAVITGPAVIGANCVIGEQARLEDVVLWDGAEVGEGAEIEWSVIGRGSKVGAKARISDGAIIGDSCTIGAENHLTKHIRIWPGTQLNDKSITF encoded by the coding sequence ATGAAAGCTGTCATTCTTGTCGGCGGGCTGGGCACGCGCCTGCGCCCGCTCACATGCAATACGCCCAAGCCCATGATCCCGCTGGTAAACCAGCCGTTCATCGAGCACATGCTGGAGAACCTGCGCGACCAGGGGATCACCGAGGCCATCTTGGCCGTGCAGTACCTGGCCGAGCGCTTCCGCGAGGCCCTGGGCGATGGATCGCGCCTGGGCATCAAGGTGCATATTGTCGAGGAGCCAGAGCCGCGCGGCACGGCGGGCGCGGTGAAGAATGTCGAGCACATGCTGGATGGCCCGACCTTTGTGTTCAACGGCGATGTGATGACCGACCTCGATCTGCGGGCGATGTACGCCTTCCACCAGGAGCGCCAGAGCAAACTGACCATCGCGCTGACGCCGGTGGAGGATCCCACCGCATTCGGCCTGGTCGAGACCAACCCCGACGGGCGCATTCGCCGCTTCCTAGAGAAACCCCGCCCCGAAGATGTGACCACCAACATGATCAACGCTGGCACCTATATTATGGAGCCGGAGCTGCTGCGCTACGCCCCTGCGAACGAGTTCTACATGTTCGAGCGCGGCCTGTTCCCCACCGTGCTGGAGAAGGGCGACCTGATGTTCGGCTACCCATCCAAGGCCTACTGGACCGACATCGGCAAGCCGCAGGCCTACATCGACGTGCACCACGACATCCTCATGGGCAAGGTGCGCTACGGCTTCCGCGGAAATGAGATCGCCGACGAGGTCTGGGCCGAGGGCGAGGTGCAGATCGCGCCCACCGCCCAGATCCACGGGCCGGTGGTGCTTGGCCCCAATGTGATCGTCAAAGATGGCGCGGTGATCACCGGCCCAGCGGTGATCGGCGCAAACTGCGTGATCGGCGAGCAGGCCCGGCTGGAGGATGTGGTGCTGTGGGATGGGGCCGAGGTGGGCGAGGGCGCCGAGATCGAGTGGAGCGTGATCGGGCGCGGGTCGAAGGTGGGCGCGAAGGCGCGGATCAGCGACGGCGCGATCATCGGCGACAGCTGCACCATCGGTGCGGAGAACCATCTGACCAAGCACATCCGTATCTGGCCAGGGACGCAGCTGAACGACAAGTCAATCACCTTCTAG